From a single Micromonospora sp. WMMD1102 genomic region:
- a CDS encoding NADPH:quinone reductase has product MKAAVYQRTGDASVIEVLDRPVPEPGPGEVLVRVAVSGVNPTDWKSRQGDGSGAPPPHGWQIPNQDGAGIVESVGTGVDAKLLGERVWIWEAAWQRPWGTAAEYTVVPVRQVVRLGSASFDLGAALGIPFMTAHRCLTAGETMPDRLDVGALTGRTVLVQGGAGAVGNAAIQLARWADATIIATVSSPEKAQLAVAAGASHVINYREQDVVAEVRKVAPGGVDAIVEVAAARNAEVDCQVIGANGAVAVYADDGGAALTLPVRPLMVPNARWQFVLVYTLPTVAKAHAVTDVAAAASAGVLRVGAEAGLPLHYYPLDEVARAHEAVQNSAVGKVLVVTSDS; this is encoded by the coding sequence ATGAAGGCGGCCGTCTACCAGCGCACCGGCGATGCGTCCGTGATCGAGGTGCTGGACCGGCCGGTGCCGGAGCCGGGTCCGGGCGAGGTGCTGGTCCGGGTCGCCGTCTCCGGGGTGAACCCCACCGACTGGAAGTCACGGCAGGGCGACGGCTCCGGCGCACCGCCCCCGCACGGCTGGCAGATCCCGAACCAGGACGGTGCCGGGATCGTCGAGTCGGTCGGTACCGGCGTCGACGCCAAGCTGCTCGGCGAGCGGGTGTGGATCTGGGAGGCGGCCTGGCAGCGGCCCTGGGGCACCGCGGCGGAGTACACGGTGGTACCGGTACGCCAGGTGGTGCGGCTCGGTTCCGCCTCGTTCGACCTCGGCGCCGCCCTCGGCATCCCGTTCATGACCGCGCACCGCTGTCTGACGGCCGGCGAGACGATGCCGGACCGACTCGACGTCGGGGCGCTGACCGGGCGCACCGTACTGGTCCAGGGTGGGGCGGGTGCGGTCGGCAACGCCGCCATCCAGCTCGCCCGCTGGGCGGATGCCACGATCATCGCCACGGTCAGCAGCCCGGAGAAGGCGCAGCTGGCGGTCGCGGCCGGCGCCTCCCACGTGATCAACTATCGTGAGCAGGACGTGGTGGCCGAGGTCCGGAAGGTCGCGCCGGGCGGGGTGGACGCGATCGTCGAGGTCGCCGCCGCCCGCAACGCCGAGGTCGACTGCCAGGTGATCGGCGCCAACGGCGCGGTCGCGGTGTACGCCGACGACGGCGGCGCCGCGCTCACTCTGCCGGTCCGCCCGCTGATGGTGCCGAACGCCCGCTGGCAGTTCGTCCTCGTCTACACGCTGCCGACGGTCGCCAAGGCGCACGCGGTGACCGACGTCGCCGCCGCCGCGTCCGCCGGGGTGCTCCGGGTCGGCGCCGAGGCGGGGCTGCCGCTGCACTACTACCCGCTGGACGAGGTGGCCCGGGCGCACGAGGCCGTGCAGAACTCGGCGGTCGGCAAGGTGCTGGTGGTGACAAGCGACTCCTGA